In Aulosira sp. FACHB-615, the following are encoded in one genomic region:
- a CDS encoding alpha/beta hydrolase, whose protein sequence is MIDHNESTFRGIGEIDLYYQSWQPTGNVKAVLVIVHGLGGHSSKYNNIVQHFIPKQYAVYSFDLRGHGRSPGQRGYINAWAEFREDLRIFLELIQAQQPKLPIFLLGHSLGSIVVLDYVLRYPQAAAVLKGVILLAPSLGKVGVSQIKLLLGQLLSRIWPRFTLNTGLDLSAGARDEKVLAIYAQDTLRHTLGTARLATEFLNTVNWINNHTNEWQLPLLILHGGADRITLPEGSQIFYEQLTACQDKTRIIYPEAYHELQDDLNYQEVLADLESWLAGHLLSN, encoded by the coding sequence ATGATTGACCACAACGAAAGTACATTTCGGGGTATTGGGGAAATAGACCTTTATTACCAAAGCTGGCAACCAACAGGTAATGTCAAAGCTGTATTAGTGATTGTGCATGGTTTGGGCGGTCATAGTAGCAAATACAATAACATAGTTCAGCATTTTATCCCTAAACAATATGCTGTTTATAGCTTTGATTTGCGTGGTCATGGACGTTCTCCAGGGCAAAGAGGATATATTAATGCTTGGGCAGAATTCCGCGAAGATTTGCGAATTTTTTTAGAATTAATTCAAGCTCAACAACCAAAATTACCAATTTTTCTGTTAGGTCATAGTTTAGGTTCAATAGTTGTTTTAGATTATGTTTTGCGTTATCCCCAAGCTGCGGCTGTCCTGAAAGGTGTGATTCTTCTTGCACCAAGTTTAGGAAAAGTTGGTGTGTCACAGATTAAGCTATTACTAGGACAATTGCTATCACGAATATGGCCAAGGTTTACTTTAAATACTGGTCTTGATTTATCTGCTGGTGCAAGAGATGAGAAGGTTTTAGCTATCTATGCTCAAGATACTTTACGACACACTTTAGGAACGGCTCGTTTAGCAACAGAATTTTTGAATACTGTTAATTGGATTAATAACCATACTAATGAATGGCAATTACCATTATTAATTCTCCACGGTGGCGCAGACAGAATCACATTACCAGAAGGCAGTCAGATTTTTTATGAGCAACTAACTGCTTGTCAAGATAAGACAAGAATTATCTATCCAGAGGCTTATCATGAACTACAAGATGACCTCAATTATCAAGAAGTTTTAGCTGATTTAGAAAGTTGGTTAGCAGGACATTTGTTATCTAATTGA
- a CDS encoding iron uptake porin: protein MAKYLLASASGASFLCLINGLLPIQALANSVPIDNNSLVNVPQKSAIINSQVAATETKLILADGSQPQAPAIKSEAEIQDSSASHELQTSDNNDNPQVTSVSQLSDVQPTDWAFQALQSLVERYGCIAGYPNGSYRGNRAMTRYEFAAGLNACLERVNELIATATSDLVKKEDLATLQKLQEDFAAELATLRGRVDALEGRTAELEANQFSTTTKLNGEVIIAGIGATGGAPNQGDPNIILVNRVRLNLSTSFTGKDLLITGLQAYNFLGDVNGSGSLQNSLGLASDLLVSSSARTSFEPLFPGFDVKTLSAQSANSVQLYKLLYVFPVADKLTLFAGTAAEATDAFPAITPFYGEGNESISRFAGLNPVARVSGGTSGTGLASAAGFIFSISPQLDFRALYGSVNANIPQEAGDIVPGVSNTPLGAGVFGGSNVISTQLTFKPTNSIDVGLNYAHSYHEINILGTGLVRDDIGALAGVELGTPVTLNSVGGTLTWRFSPKVALSGYGAAMFVDASSGGAVNASTTFTSWMVGLHFNDLFKSGNNAGIIFGQPLFRSDASGAAQLAPDGVNRATPYHLEAYYRFKLTDNISITPGAFVLFNPEGDSRNETTTVGVLRSTFTF, encoded by the coding sequence ATGGCTAAGTATCTCCTAGCTTCTGCTAGTGGAGCTAGTTTTTTATGTTTAATTAATGGATTGTTACCCATACAAGCCCTAGCTAACTCCGTACCAATAGATAATAATTCATTGGTAAATGTTCCGCAAAAATCAGCAATTATCAACAGCCAAGTTGCTGCTACTGAAACTAAGTTGATTCTTGCCGATGGTAGCCAACCACAAGCACCGGCTATCAAAAGTGAGGCAGAAATACAAGATTCCTCAGCGTCTCATGAGTTGCAGACATCAGACAATAACGATAACCCTCAAGTAACATCTGTATCACAATTGTCTGATGTGCAACCAACTGATTGGGCTTTTCAAGCCTTACAATCTTTGGTGGAACGCTATGGTTGTATTGCTGGTTATCCCAATGGTAGTTATCGTGGCAATCGTGCTATGACTCGTTATGAGTTTGCAGCAGGCTTAAATGCTTGTTTAGAAAGAGTTAACGAACTCATCGCCACAGCCACTTCTGATTTAGTTAAAAAAGAAGATTTAGCAACCTTACAAAAATTACAAGAAGATTTTGCAGCAGAACTCGCAACTCTCCGGGGACGAGTGGATGCACTAGAAGGACGCACCGCCGAACTAGAAGCCAATCAATTTTCTACTACTACTAAACTCAATGGCGAGGTAATTATTGCCGGGATTGGTGCTACAGGTGGCGCACCTAATCAGGGTGATCCTAATATTATTTTGGTGAACAGAGTACGGTTAAATCTCAGCACTAGTTTTACCGGGAAAGATTTATTAATTACTGGTTTGCAAGCTTATAACTTTTTGGGTGATGTAAATGGTAGTGGAAGCTTACAAAATAGTTTAGGGTTAGCTTCTGATTTATTGGTTTCTAGTAGTGCGAGGACAAGTTTTGAACCGCTTTTTCCTGGTTTTGATGTGAAAACTTTATCCGCGCAGTCAGCGAACAGCGTACAACTATATAAATTACTGTATGTTTTTCCAGTCGCGGATAAGTTAACGTTGTTTGCGGGAACTGCGGCGGAAGCAACAGACGCTTTTCCTGCTATTACACCTTTTTATGGTGAAGGAAATGAGTCGATTTCGCGGTTTGCAGGTTTAAATCCTGTGGCGCGAGTTTCTGGTGGGACTTCGGGAACTGGTTTAGCATCGGCGGCGGGATTTATTTTTAGTATTTCTCCCCAGTTAGATTTCAGAGCTTTGTATGGTAGTGTTAACGCTAACATACCGCAGGAAGCAGGTGATATTGTTCCTGGGGTTTCTAACACGCCTTTGGGTGCGGGTGTGTTTGGTGGTAGTAATGTAATCAGCACTCAATTAACTTTTAAACCTACTAATTCGATAGATGTAGGTTTAAACTATGCCCACAGTTATCACGAAATTAACATCTTAGGTACAGGATTAGTTCGTGATGATATTGGCGCGTTAGCTGGTGTTGAGTTAGGGACACCTGTCACACTTAATTCTGTTGGTGGTACGTTAACTTGGCGCTTTTCGCCGAAGGTAGCTTTGTCTGGTTATGGTGCTGCGATGTTTGTGGATGCTTCTTCTGGTGGTGCTGTTAATGCTTCCACTACATTTACTAGCTGGATGGTAGGGCTGCACTTTAATGATTTATTTAAATCAGGCAATAATGCAGGGATTATTTTTGGACAACCGTTGTTTCGTTCGGATGCTAGTGGTGCGGCACAACTGGCTCCAGATGGGGTAAATCGTGCTACTCCTTACCATTTAGAGGCGTATTATCGCTTTAAGCTGACAGATAATATCAGCATTACTCCTGGTGCTTTTGTGTTGTTTAACCCTGAAGGTGACAGCAGAAATGAAACTACTACTGTCGGTGTTCTGCGGAGTACGTTTACTTTTTAG
- a CDS encoding pirin family protein translates to MAILQIIEPEVKDLGGFIARRSLPYPQRQMVGPFIFFDHLGPSVLPANKGIDVRPHPHINLATLTYLFDGAIMHRDSLGVVQEIQPGAVNWMTAGKGIVHSERSPDFDRFNEVTIHGIQTWIALPVEYEEIDPWFVHYTAETLPSWSENGAVIKLIAGEASGYTSPVKVFSPILYLEVVLSANANFTVPAGYSERAVYSVTEGLSINNEPLEPYRLAILEPDHEVKVSANTAARCIVIGGEPLGQRYKWWNFVSSRPERIEQAKADWRDNSFASVPNETEFIPLPEVVTEANPL, encoded by the coding sequence ATGGCAATACTTCAAATAATTGAACCAGAAGTGAAAGATTTGGGTGGGTTTATTGCCCGCCGTAGTTTGCCATATCCTCAGCGTCAAATGGTCGGGCCGTTTATTTTTTTTGATCATCTTGGCCCCTCTGTTTTGCCAGCTAACAAAGGTATTGATGTCCGTCCACATCCTCATATTAATTTAGCAACGCTGACTTACTTATTTGATGGTGCAATTATGCACCGTGATAGTTTAGGTGTGGTGCAAGAAATTCAACCGGGTGCAGTTAACTGGATGACGGCAGGAAAGGGAATTGTACATTCAGAGCGATCGCCTGACTTTGACCGCTTCAATGAAGTTACAATTCATGGTATTCAAACTTGGATTGCTTTACCTGTTGAGTACGAAGAAATTGACCCTTGGTTTGTTCACTATACTGCTGAAACTCTCCCTAGTTGGTCAGAAAATGGCGCTGTTATCAAACTAATTGCGGGAGAAGCTTCTGGTTATACCTCACCTGTAAAGGTGTTTTCTCCTATCCTTTATTTAGAAGTGGTACTTTCTGCCAATGCTAACTTTACTGTCCCGGCTGGTTATTCTGAAAGAGCAGTATACAGCGTTACTGAAGGGTTGAGTATTAATAATGAACCGCTAGAACCATATCGCCTCGCTATTCTAGAGCCAGATCATGAAGTCAAAGTTTCTGCTAATACTGCGGCTCGATGTATTGTGATTGGTGGTGAGCCGTTGGGTCAACGTTACAAATGGTGGAATTTTGTTTCTAGCCGACCAGAACGAATAGAACAAGCAAAAGCCGATTGGCGCGACAACAGTTTTGCTAGTGTGCCGAATGAAACAGAGTTTATTCCCCTACCAGAAGTGGTGACAGAGGCTAATCCTTTGTAG
- a CDS encoding Mo-dependent nitrogenase C-terminal domain-containing protein, whose protein sequence is MGLSNQFQQKSNFLTQLRHQLDVLEIRNDQLARILCKLIPAHCPFERTVSVLGRKLFHIPPLCKLNPFYEQVVSLRFKCLMYLADECGEDVTKYC, encoded by the coding sequence ATGGGTTTATCCAATCAATTTCAACAGAAGAGCAACTTCTTAACCCAGCTACGTCATCAGCTTGATGTTTTAGAAATCCGTAATGATCAACTTGCTAGAATTTTGTGTAAACTTATTCCTGCTCATTGTCCCTTTGAAAGAACTGTATCAGTTTTAGGGCGGAAACTGTTTCACATTCCACCTTTGTGCAAGTTAAATCCGTTTTATGAACAAGTAGTTAGTCTGCGTTTCAAATGTTTGATGTATCTGGCAGATGAATGTGGTGAAGATGTGACCAAATACTGTTAG
- a CDS encoding 3'-5' exonuclease translates to MMNLNQYDYLLVLDLEATCCDQGTIKRHEMEIIEIGAVMVEAQTLKVIDEFQTFIKPVRYPKLTEFCKSLTSITQTQVEQAPEYPEAIAILQKWLSNYSNAVFGSWGDYDRNQFKQDSKFHNLPFPIAYPHVNLKQQFSDSQGLSKRYGMAEALQLVNIELQGTHHRGIDDAKNIAKLLPWILNRQNL, encoded by the coding sequence ATGATGAACTTAAATCAGTATGATTACTTATTAGTACTTGATTTAGAAGCAACTTGTTGTGATCAAGGAACTATAAAACGGCATGAGATGGAAATCATCGAAATTGGAGCCGTGATGGTTGAGGCGCAGACTTTAAAAGTTATCGATGAGTTTCAAACTTTTATCAAGCCAGTGCGTTATCCCAAACTGACTGAATTTTGTAAATCATTAACATCGATTACTCAGACACAGGTTGAACAAGCGCCAGAATATCCCGAAGCGATCGCTATACTGCAAAAATGGTTATCTAATTACTCCAATGCTGTGTTCGGTTCTTGGGGAGATTACGATCGCAACCAGTTTAAACAAGATAGCAAGTTTCACAATCTTCCTTTTCCGATTGCTTATCCTCACGTCAATCTCAAACAACAGTTTAGTGACAGTCAAGGCTTATCCAAGCGATATGGTATGGCAGAAGCATTGCAACTCGTCAATATAGAATTACAAGGAACTCATCATCGTGGTATTGATGATGCAAAAAATATTGCTAAACTTTTACCTTGGATTTTGAATCGACAAAACTTGTAG
- a CDS encoding bifunctional diguanylate cyclase/phosphodiesterase, whose product MKLNHQLYLYSSLAKFRWLKNSYTAKIMLVAFLGTHVPLLTLLFWFVTSNSYSWEIAVKVLLIALFSTLAGTAATLYALRYLLAPVILTSAALQDYFHTKKLPELPTEYVDEAGTLMADTTQTLHKLDELIHQITNYDNLTGLPNRDLFCDRLYQNISQSHNQQQLAALLVLGIDDFAGMSYGLEHEKSNLLLRAVAQRLTNCISQTDILSHLSQDEFAIAHTDILSFENVIKLSQLLLNTVSKPFLIEGQQIHITASVGITINSVGDRNSVDQLLQQAHIALYQAKQQGRSQYRFYSPEINAQLQERLTLENELRGALERREMVVYYQPLIDLHTRQVTALEALVRWQHPIHGLISPAKFIPIAENNGLIISIGEWVLRTACAQNRAWQLAGMEPIRMSVNLSARQFEEPNLVEVVKQILQETELPPSYLELEVTESSLMGDIQRSVKTLKQLRELGVWLALDDFGTGYSSLNYLNRFPVNMIKIDRSFVQDVISNPESAAITDAIIALAKSLQLNITAEGVETQEQLEYLQKCGCQEGQGYYFGIPAPAEKITQLFQQNLHPLEEIAA is encoded by the coding sequence ATGAAACTGAATCACCAACTTTACCTATACTCATCTCTAGCTAAATTTCGCTGGTTGAAAAATAGCTATACAGCAAAAATTATGCTGGTAGCTTTTTTAGGGACTCATGTACCATTGCTGACTTTACTATTCTGGTTTGTGACATCTAACTCCTATTCTTGGGAGATAGCAGTAAAAGTATTGTTAATTGCTTTATTCTCTACACTTGCAGGTACAGCCGCAACACTATATGCACTTCGATATCTTCTGGCTCCAGTTATTTTAACTTCGGCGGCACTACAAGATTATTTTCATACTAAAAAATTACCGGAACTGCCTACAGAATATGTAGATGAGGCAGGTACATTAATGGCAGATACTACCCAAACTCTGCACAAGTTAGATGAGTTAATTCATCAAATTACTAATTATGATAATTTAACTGGATTACCCAATCGGGATTTATTCTGCGATCGCCTGTATCAGAACATATCACAATCGCACAATCAGCAGCAGCTTGCAGCATTGCTGGTGCTGGGTATTGACGATTTCGCAGGTATGAGTTATGGGTTGGAGCATGAAAAATCCAACTTGCTGTTAAGAGCAGTTGCCCAACGTTTAACTAATTGTATAAGTCAAACGGATATCCTATCCCATTTGAGCCAAGATGAATTTGCGATCGCCCACACTGATATACTCTCCTTTGAGAATGTCATCAAACTCTCGCAGTTACTTTTAAATACAGTTTCCAAACCTTTCCTCATCGAAGGGCAGCAAATTCACATTACCGCCAGCGTTGGCATCACAATCAACAGTGTAGGCGATCGTAATTCTGTAGATCAATTATTACAACAGGCTCACATCGCCCTTTACCAAGCAAAACAGCAAGGGCGCAGTCAATATCGCTTCTATTCCCCAGAAATTAACGCTCAGTTGCAAGAGCGATTAACACTAGAAAATGAATTACGGGGAGCATTAGAACGTAGAGAAATGGTAGTTTACTATCAACCCCTAATTGATTTGCATACTAGACAAGTAACCGCACTAGAAGCACTTGTACGTTGGCAACATCCCATACATGGTTTGATTTCTCCCGCCAAATTTATCCCCATTGCCGAAAACAACGGTTTAATTATCTCAATTGGAGAATGGGTATTACGTACCGCCTGCGCTCAAAATCGGGCTTGGCAATTAGCTGGAATGGAACCTATTCGGATGTCAGTCAACCTTTCAGCCAGACAGTTTGAAGAACCAAACTTAGTAGAGGTTGTCAAACAAATCCTGCAAGAAACAGAGTTACCACCATCCTACTTAGAATTAGAAGTCACGGAAAGCTCTTTAATGGGTGACATTCAACGTTCTGTAAAAACCCTCAAACAATTACGAGAACTGGGCGTATGGTTAGCCTTAGATGACTTCGGTACTGGTTATTCTTCTTTAAACTACTTGAACCGTTTCCCTGTAAATATGATCAAAATTGATCGTTCATTTGTACAAGATGTCATATCTAACCCGGAGAGTGCAGCTATCACCGATGCCATTATTGCCTTAGCCAAAAGTCTCCAGTTAAACATCACCGCAGAAGGAGTAGAAACCCAAGAACAGCTAGAGTATTTACAAAAATGTGGCTGTCAAGAAGGTCAAGGATATTACTTTGGTATCCCTGCACCTGCTGAGAAAATTACTCAACTGTTTCAGCAAAATTTACACCCGCTAGAAGAAATAGCTGCATAA
- a CDS encoding CRR6 family NdhI maturation factor, producing the protein MAIAIALHTDSINTLDLSPALTVIEPLLQEGIAAYEQQLSFNIDYPLDPGDPRELSEVPELRLWFIRLDAKYPWIPFLLDWKSGELARYTAMLVPHQFSNKEGIQYNPEALEIFLMHKIFVLNDWLKQQAIPSSSRLKSMAQMLGYELDDGFFEMF; encoded by the coding sequence ATGGCTATAGCGATCGCACTCCATACAGACTCAATTAATACCTTAGATTTATCCCCCGCTTTAACGGTAATTGAACCACTGCTGCAAGAGGGAATTGCTGCTTATGAACAGCAATTAAGCTTTAACATCGACTACCCTCTAGATCCCGGCGACCCCCGCGAACTTTCCGAGGTTCCAGAGTTACGCCTGTGGTTTATTCGTTTAGATGCAAAATATCCTTGGATACCTTTTTTATTAGATTGGAAATCAGGAGAATTAGCTCGTTATACAGCTATGCTTGTACCACATCAATTCAGTAATAAAGAAGGCATTCAATATAATCCTGAAGCATTAGAAATATTTTTAATGCACAAAATCTTTGTTTTAAATGACTGGTTAAAACAACAAGCAATTCCCAGTTCATCCCGGCTAAAATCGATGGCGCAAATGCTGGGTTATGAATTAGATGACGGATTTTTTGAGATGTTTTAA
- the rdgB gene encoding RdgB/HAM1 family non-canonical purine NTP pyrophosphatase, which translates to MTKLLVVATSNPGKLKEMQAYLIDSGWELTLKPEELEVEETGDTFAANACLKASEVAKATGQWAIADDSGLQVDALNGVPGVYSARYGKTDAERISRLLTELGDESNRQAQFVCVVAIARPDGEIAVQCEGICRGEILHAPRGEGGFGYDPVFYVPEKQLTFAQMSPEEKKSVSHRGQAFAVLIPQLSTILSAE; encoded by the coding sequence ATGACCAAATTACTCGTAGTTGCTACAAGCAATCCAGGTAAGTTAAAGGAAATGCAAGCTTACCTGATAGATTCTGGTTGGGAATTAACGCTGAAGCCAGAAGAATTAGAAGTTGAAGAAACAGGTGATACATTTGCGGCTAACGCTTGTTTAAAAGCCTCCGAAGTGGCCAAAGCTACAGGACAATGGGCGATCGCTGATGATTCTGGTTTGCAGGTAGATGCTTTGAATGGTGTACCGGGAGTATATTCGGCGCGTTATGGCAAAACCGACGCAGAGAGAATTTCGCGGTTATTAACAGAATTAGGTGATGAAAGTAACAGACAAGCACAATTTGTCTGTGTAGTAGCGATCGCCCGTCCAGATGGTGAGATAGCTGTACAATGCGAAGGTATTTGTCGTGGTGAAATACTTCATGCACCCCGTGGGGAGGGTGGTTTTGGCTATGATCCTGTATTTTATGTTCCCGAAAAACAGTTAACCTTTGCCCAAATGTCACCAGAGGAGAAAAAATCAGTTAGTCATCGTGGTCAAGCGTTTGCGGTGTTAATCCCACAACTGAGTACAATACTGAGTGCTGAGTAA
- a CDS encoding phosphoglucomutase/phosphomannomutase family protein has translation MPVVANAIKFGTDGWRGVIGEEFTFERLALVAPVAAKVLYDTYYSTVGSRTIIVGYDRRFMAEDFARAVADAVTAVGFDVLLSESFAPTPAFSWAAKELNALGALVITASHNPGAYLGLKVKGYFGGSVSPEVTKDIEALLTQGVPKATTPGKLGKFDPWPSYTTGLEGKVEIAKIREAIASGKLTVFADVMHGAAAGGLARLLGDQVKELNSNRDPLFGGGAPEPLPKYLSQLFEVIKTHHETNQSGLTVGLVFDGDCDRIAAVDQEANFLSSQILIPILIDHLTRRRGFTGEIIKTVSGSDLIPRVAALHNLSLFETPVGYKYIADRMLVSQVLLGGEESGGIGYGSHIPERDALLSALYVLEAIVESGRDLSEYYSDLQQQTGFNSAYDRIDLPLASMEVRSRLLQQLQTQPLTEIAGKAVIDCQTIDGYKFRLADHSWLMIRFSGTEPVLRLYCEASTIEEVHKTLDWARQWAE, from the coding sequence ATGCCAGTTGTAGCTAACGCAATCAAATTTGGTACAGATGGCTGGCGGGGTGTGATTGGTGAAGAGTTCACCTTTGAACGCCTTGCCTTGGTAGCGCCAGTAGCCGCGAAAGTCTTATATGATACTTATTACTCGACAGTCGGTAGCCGAACTATTATCGTCGGTTACGATCGCCGTTTTATGGCGGAAGACTTCGCCCGTGCTGTTGCTGATGCTGTTACCGCCGTCGGATTTGATGTTTTGCTGAGTGAATCATTTGCCCCAACACCGGCTTTTAGCTGGGCTGCTAAAGAACTCAATGCTTTGGGAGCGTTAGTGATTACAGCTAGTCATAATCCTGGTGCATATTTAGGGTTAAAAGTCAAAGGATATTTTGGTGGTTCGGTCTCACCAGAAGTTACAAAAGATATAGAAGCATTGTTAACTCAGGGAGTCCCCAAGGCGACTACTCCGGGAAAATTAGGGAAGTTTGACCCCTGGCCTAGTTACACCACAGGGCTAGAAGGTAAAGTTGAGATTGCCAAAATTCGAGAAGCGATCGCCTCTGGTAAACTAACGGTATTCGCAGATGTGATGCACGGTGCAGCAGCTGGCGGACTGGCAAGATTATTGGGTGATCAGGTCAAAGAACTCAATAGCAACCGTGACCCGTTATTTGGTGGTGGTGCGCCGGAACCATTACCGAAATATCTTTCTCAGTTATTTGAAGTCATCAAAACTCACCACGAAACAAATCAATCTGGTTTAACAGTTGGTTTAGTATTTGATGGAGATTGCGATCGCATTGCGGCGGTAGACCAAGAAGCTAATTTCTTAAGTTCGCAAATTTTAATCCCGATATTAATTGACCACTTAACGCGGCGACGTGGTTTCACCGGGGAAATTATCAAAACTGTCAGTGGTTCTGACTTGATTCCCCGTGTCGCAGCACTGCACAATCTGTCATTGTTTGAAACACCAGTCGGTTACAAATACATCGCCGACAGAATGTTAGTTTCACAAGTACTCTTAGGTGGGGAAGAATCTGGTGGGATTGGTTATGGTAGCCACATTCCCGAACGAGACGCGCTACTTTCAGCATTGTATGTCCTAGAAGCAATTGTCGAATCTGGGCGCGATTTGAGTGAATATTATTCTGACTTGCAACAACAAACAGGGTTTAATTCGGCTTACGATCGCATCGATTTACCCTTAGCTAGTATGGAAGTGCGATCGCGTCTTTTGCAACAACTCCAAACCCAACCCTTAACAGAAATTGCTGGAAAAGCAGTCATTGATTGTCAAACAATCGACGGTTACAAATTTCGCCTCGCTGACCACAGTTGGTTAATGATTCGCTTTAGCGGAACTGAACCAGTTTTGCGCCTCTACTGCGAAGCCTCAACCATCGAGGAAGTACATAAAACCCTTGATTGGGCGAGACAGTGGGCAGAATAA
- a CDS encoding DNA polymerase beta superfamily protein → MKRIEVEQRTILIGLAGSHGYGLNRPDSDLDFRGVFIAPKRYYLGFDSIEQKDTGWDEPGIFPFIDGNKDTVIYELRKILQLLAGANPNVLELLWLHKYPVLTEVGQYLIKHRNLFLTKKVRHTYTGYAFAQIKKMETHRKWLLNPPQKQPLPADYGIENEEPLSKDELNAFLEYLYLLIRGRIEFLEEAEQLYKLLTADIDFKGVLKQYALPNEALEYTEHLTYGRKDFIRLLQKSQSYQIAVREWKAYLSWQKNRNPARAEMERQSGFDLKHGMHCIRLLRSGLEILQRGEVIVDRRMAGDVDDLKAILKGEYSYEQVMQMAEDLVAQMEDVYEKSTLPAKPDLEQINELCIELVEMQGWNHTNS, encoded by the coding sequence ATGAAAAGAATAGAAGTCGAACAAAGAACCATTTTGATTGGTTTAGCTGGTAGTCACGGTTATGGGTTAAATCGTCCTGACTCAGATTTGGATTTTCGGGGCGTGTTTATTGCGCCTAAAAGATATTATTTGGGATTTGACAGTATCGAACAAAAAGATACTGGTTGGGATGAACCAGGGATATTTCCGTTTATTGATGGCAATAAAGATACAGTTATTTATGAATTAAGAAAAATCCTGCAATTATTAGCAGGGGCAAATCCCAATGTTTTGGAATTGCTGTGGTTACATAAATATCCGGTGTTAACTGAAGTTGGTCAATATTTAATTAAACATAGAAATTTATTTTTAACGAAGAAAGTTAGGCATACTTATACAGGTTATGCTTTTGCTCAAATCAAAAAGATGGAAACCCATCGCAAATGGTTATTAAATCCACCCCAAAAGCAACCGTTACCTGCTGATTATGGGATAGAAAATGAAGAGCCACTCAGTAAAGATGAGCTAAATGCTTTTTTGGAGTATCTTTACTTATTAATTAGAGGGCGAATTGAATTTTTAGAAGAAGCCGAGCAATTATATAAATTATTAACAGCAGATATTGATTTTAAAGGTGTACTCAAACAATATGCTTTACCTAATGAAGCTTTAGAATATACCGAACATTTAACTTATGGTCGAAAAGACTTTATTAGACTGCTGCAAAAAAGCCAAAGCTATCAAATTGCTGTGCGAGAATGGAAAGCATATTTATCTTGGCAAAAAAATCGCAATCCAGCGAGAGCCGAAATGGAAAGACAGTCTGGATTTGACTTGAAACATGGAATGCACTGCATTAGATTACTTCGCAGTGGCTTAGAAATATTGCAGCGAGGAGAAGTAATTGTTGATAGAAGAATGGCTGGAGATGTTGATGATTTAAAAGCAATTCTCAAGGGTGAATACAGTTATGAACAGGTGATGCAAATGGCAGAAGATTTAGTAGCACAAATGGAAGATGTGTATGAAAAATCAACTTTACCTGCGAAACCTGATTTGGAACAAATTAATGAACTATGTATAGAATTGGTGGAAATGCAAGGATGGAATCATACCAATTCTTAA